A genomic region of Lodderomyces elongisporus chromosome 5, complete sequence contains the following coding sequences:
- the CRH1 gene encoding transglycosylase (CAZy:GH16) has protein sequence MLLKNSFAVLASICTYINTSSACNPLTQSDCSPNPALGGSFQEDFSNGLGSYFKSLNKQGTIDTGDDGLSLTLKKRFDNPSIESDFYLMFGYVEVVLQAAEGKGIVSSFYLQSDDLDEIDIELFGGDNYEWQSNYFVQGRTETYDRGGYHQISNPLTSYHTYAIDWTSERLNWIVDGQVIRTLSKDGPQGYPQSPMKIFAGIWAGGDSSNPPGTIDWAGGNPDYSQAPFTMHIKSVAVVDYSTGDSYSYGDQSGSWESIKAENGEVNGRLKEGQSDVDKLTSGGSIEDSADVKSNSDSESSTEAPESSTESSTESSTESSTTSSTTSSSSSSSLSENTISSVESTTSTENSVVSTEQPSSSLLGESTPQSTVDSSTSVAPTLASSPSSPLSSSQAQAQAQQTTPTTSSTKSSESQQPSSTSSEAPAISSATSEDSGVRLLFNGDGMLSVRTYFAYVLVSSLFAFAL, from the coding sequence atgcttttgaaaaactctTTTGCAGTACTAGCACTGATATGCACATATATCAACACATCTTCAGCATGCAATCCTTTAACACAACTGGACTGCTCACCTAATCCTGCTCTTGGCGGATCGTTCCAAGAAGACTTCTCCAATGGGCTTGGCTCCTACTTTAAGAGCTTAAACAAACAAGGTACCATCGATACTGGTGACGATGGCTTGTCATTGActttaaaaaagagatttGACAATCCTTCCATTGAGTCAGACTTCTATTTGATGTTTGGCTATGTCGAAGTTGTGCTCCAAGCAGCTGAAGGTAAAGGTATTGTCTCGTCTTTTTACTTGCAATCAGATGACTTGGACGAAATTGATATCGAACTATTTGGAGGAGACAATTACGAATGGCAATCCAattattttgttcaagGACGCACCGAAACATACGATCGTGGTGGATATCACCAAATCTCGAACCCATTGACTTCTTACCACACATATGCCATAGACTGGACCTCTGAGAGATTAAACTGGATTGTTGATGGACAAGTCATTAGAACATTATCAAAAGACGGTCCCCAAGGATACCCACAATCTCCAATGAAGATTTTTGCCGGTATCTGGGCTGGTGGTGATTCGCTGAACCCTCCAGGAACAATTGACTGGGCTGGTGGTAACCCAGACTATAGTCAAGCCCCATTCACAATGCATATCAAATCTGTTGCCGTGGTGGATTACTCCACCGGTGACAGCTATTCTTACGGTGACCAAAGTGGCTCATGGGAAAGTATCAAGGCTGAAAATGGTGAAGTCAATGGAAGATTGAAGGAAGGACAAAGCGATGTTGATAAGTTGACTAGCGGTGGTAGTATCGAGGACAGCGCAGATGTTAAATCTAATAGTGACCTGGAAAGTAGCACTGAAGCACCTGAATCATCAACTGAATCATCAACTGAATCGTCAACTGAATCATCAACTACTTCATCAACtacttcatcttcatcttcaagcTCTTTGTCAGAGAACACAATCTCCTCGGTAGAATCAACTACTTCTACAGAGAATTCCGTTGTATCTACAGAGCAACCATCTAGTTCTTTACTTGGTGAAAGCACGCCACAGTCAACTGTTGATTCATCAACTTCAGTTGCACCAACTTTGGCCTCctcaccatcatcaccattatcatcatcacaagcacaagcacaagcacaacaaACTACTCCTACTACATCATCAACTAAATCGTCAGAATCTCAACAACCTTCAAGCACGAGTTCAGAAGCACCAGCTATTTCATCTGCAACTTCAGAAGACTCGGGTGTTAGATTGTTGTTCAATGGTGATGGAATGTTGAGCGTAAGAACCTATTTTGCATatgttttggtttcttcattatttgcatttgccCTTTAA
- the ssh4 gene encoding Protein ssh4: MIINFDEPDVIPPYNRDGGNNNHNPNNPNNNNPNNDMANFEDILLISFITMTSIVGLFVISGIIFLIIRRSNQISEDDLEREEENQAYLELNSDEQELYFQSKEYLHNNPYFVGELTLSQNLSIQEKGVSAYEFVKDSMLTNNDLLVVNKTELNFFKNFECSAQTNLPMPTKNEVYYFECKLYSLPSPEETIISMGLSTKPYPWFRLPGRHPHSVVYDSNGFRRHNQPFNFLDMEPPFPQLAKGDVVGVGYRTRTGTVFFTRNGKKISESKLGGHVKNFKPANQGQLFPIVGANNICSVHVNLGQRGFVFIEGNVKNWGYAPIEGTGPAPPAYNKFNSDILLERSEILDDTDDNGGGGGAAGFNAADDNGLIDREHDFPPDFWSTVKQEGSGLEDEDDVEGRRRRKEAGENVLNHDKFSYNAYSEVGSADERITLDSLVPPHKPPSYHDDEEGEGGGRREGEVEEVEGGVEVREEDGVQNIPREGPSSALVASLEHTQSEQNEEEEEAAAAAAAAAAASRSVNEGESNTALDTMAGPSTSTFTPTSNETTDNKKNKSRMVHHDGIDGVQVEQQEEEDVDNNWEIY, translated from the coding sequence ATGATTATAAATTTTGATGAACCCGATGTTATTCCTCCGTATAATCGGGATGGTGGCAATAACAATCACAACCCAAACAAccccaacaacaacaaccccAATAACGATATGGCAAACTTTGAAGATATACTCCTCATCTCTTTTATCACAATGACATCTATCGTTGGACTATTTGTCATTTCAGGCATAATATTTCTCATCATACGAAGGTCAAATCAAATCTCAGAAGATGACTTggagagagaagaagaaaatcaaGCATACCTTGAGCTTAATAGCGATGAGCAAGAACTCTATTTCCAATCCAAAGAGTACTTACACAACAACCCATACTTTGTTGGAGAACTCACTCTTAGCCAAAACCTCTCCATCCAAGAAAAGGGTGTTAGCGCATATGAGTTTGTTAAGGATTCGATGTTGACCAATAATGATCTCTTGGTAGTCAACAAGACGGAGCTCAATTTCTTTAAGAATTTTGAGTGCTCGGCACAAACGAATTTGCCCATGCCTACTAAAAATGAAGTTTACTATTTTGAGTGTAAACTATATTCGCTACCAAGCCCAGAGGAGACTATCATTTCAATGGGGTTGAGCACAAAGCCATACCCCTGGTTTCGTTTGCCTGGTCGCCACCCACACTCTGTAGTATACGACTCCAATGGCTTTAGAAGACATAACCAACCATTCAACTTCCTTGATATGGAGCCGCCATTTCCTCAACTAGCAAAAGGcgatgttgttggtgttgggtACAGGACACGCACTGGAACAGTGTTTTTCACTCGTAATGGCAAGAAAATCAGTGAACTGAAACTCGGTGGCCATgttaaaaattttaaacCAGCAAACCAAGGACAACTTTTCCCTATTGTTGGTGCAAATAATATATGTTCTGTGCATGTGAATTTGGGACAGCGAGGGTTTGTATTTATCGAAGGTAATGTGAAGAATTGGGGATATGCTCCTATAGAGGGCACGGgaccagcaccaccagcatATAACAAATTCAACTCGGACATATTATTAGAGAGGTCAGAAATTCTTGATGATACCGATGATAATGGAGGTGGAGGCGGTGCAGCAGGATTTAATGCTGCTGATGATAACGGATTAATTGATAGGGAGCACGACTTTCCACCTGATTTTTGGTCTACAGTAAAGCAAGAAGGTTCCGGTttagaagatgaagatgatgttGAAGGACGCAGGCGAAGGAAGGAGGCAGGAGAAAATGTATTGAATCATGACAAATTTAGTTATAATGCGTACTCGGAAGTTGGTTCAGCAGATGAACGAATCACTTTAGATAGTCTTGTACCTCCACACAAGCCACCATCTTAtcatgatgatgaagaaggagaaggaggaggaagaagagaaggagaggTAGAAGAAGTAGAGGGTGGAGTAGAGGTGCGTGAAGAGGATGGAGTACAAAATATACCGAGAGAGGGACCATCGTCTGCGTTGGTTGCTAGTCTTGAACACACACAAAGTGAACAGAatgaggaggaagaagaagcagcagcagcagcagcagcagcagcagcagcgcTGAGATCTGTGAATGAGGGCGAGAGTAACACTGCATTGGATACTATGGCTGGACCATCTACTTCCACTTTTACACCTACCTCGAATGAAACCACGGATAATAAGAAGAATAAATCTCGAATGGTTCATCATGATGGTATTGATGGTGTACAAGTAGAACAgcaagaggaagaggatgTGGATAATAATTGGGAAATTTATTGA
- the ILV6 gene encoding acetolactate synthase, regulatory subunit (BUSCO:EOG09263MGE) yields MLRRSQKAFAQTFVRATRSSSSGSSTSALAYKTLHRNQKRPPLPTVETLNWSADTAVSSILYETPVASRAPPKQHVLNCLVQNEPGVLSSVSGTLAARGFNIDSLVVCNTEVKDLSRMTIVLKGQDGVVEQARRQIEDLVPVYAVLDYTNAEIIKRELLLARVSILGPEYFQELIATHQLHVDDASAIPDLSACESAFHPSNLAPSEALRQKHEHLDHISTLTKQFGGKIVDVSDRNVIVELSAKPSRISAFITLLQPFGIIELARSGMMALPRTPLESLSEEDDLPVDAADIVDASQLPPG; encoded by the coding sequence ATGTTGAGAAGATCACAGAAAGCGTTTGCACAGACATTTGTTAGAGCCACACGCTCTTCGAGCTCGGGTTCATCTACTTCGGCATTAGCATACAAGACACTCCACCGTAATCAAAAGAGACCACCATTACCCACTGTTGAAACCCTCAACTGGTCAGCTGATACTGCAGTCTCCTCCATTCTCTACGAGACACCAGTTGCTTCACGTGCACCACCAAAGCAGCATGTTCTCAACTGTCTTGTGCAAAATGAACCCGGTGTTCTTTCCTCAGTGTCTGGTACCTTGGCAGCTCGTGGTTTCAATATCGACTCATTGGTTGTGTGCAATACTGAGGTGAAGGATTTGTCACGTATGACCATTGTTTTGAAGGGCCAAGATGGCGTTGTTGAACAAGCACGAAGACAAATTGAAGACCTCGTGCCAGTGTACGCCGTGTTGGACTACACCAATGCCGAGATTATCAAGAGAGAACTCTTGTTGGCAAGAGTCTCCATTCTTGGACCAGAATATTTCCAGGAATTGATTGCTACTCACCAGTTGCATGTGGATGACGCATCTGCTATTCCAGATTTGTCTGCGTGCGAGTCAGCATTCCACCCATCAAACCTTGCACCTAGTGAAGCTTTGAGACAAAAACACGAGCACTTGGACCACATCTCCACCTTAACAAAGCAGTTTGGTGGTaagattgttgatgttAGTGATCGTAATGTTATTGTTGAATTGAGTGCTAAGCCATCCAGAATCTCGGCATTCATCACCCTCTTGCAACCATTTGGTATTATTGAGTTGGCTAGATCTGGTATGATGGCATTGCCTAGAACACCATTGGAAAGTTTgagtgaagaagatgacTTGCCAGTTGACGCTGCTGATATCGTTGATGCTTCTCAATTACCACCAGGTTAA
- the ZCF27 gene encoding Zcf27p yields the protein MIHNPQGQQPPQMENYDGGYYRPHSQPQIQQQVQPQAQVQAQLGHQQPSVQPQVIPPPHIQFQGNTIQSTFPGTISSQHQVNDAASFSSNPNAYQYATPSSNSPDYGQSISGGHFAPLPPHHLRPPIGGQSQPAAGYQRFPPQPPPPPAPPLQPSTQSQAPAPPAPPAPPQQQEYHRYLSQRGDTKNDQSLPFPPPSNISSVTLPARAHTSPPQTQQQLSAQIAPPSAQQALTPQQHTQYSSPKTTLTYNDNSPKGKKRQLHSNKNVSRAAAMYPRKRALTACNTCRVKKTKCDNRRPICGACERSGATTCTYSSDDQNRDYSSFDPASLTILSKLDDIMREIKKPELETETLERREVKIKKEKSGEELEKEKETRREKDEVVVEKECIRPGCWDMSISSIFDWDSFRKRFKVSQEDIDKDNIDLVRSYDRNVYLRNFQQLTLQERLAEFSKLEEILDSNFKSIINSYFVNCYSKVPHLDVFNFFELIEIYTWIKNKLPGTSFMDLVSEDITTKIFERHKSDVKIPHEALKKKVQTLRNSIPMILLICASGIVSTPVSLDNFKNFKNSSEEAFARLGCLGSDTTFGNEEQEEAEAEAEAEVEKGEIIEEGREGTGAGKRAKKFVFGRLKIAYSLVTYAEMIRQLYPHIMMENTVTSVQYYLTLSQLYLLANCPLLAHENVTRAARNIVYVLRKEGRYDPKTGYKGVLTDNVQHNQLVDRLFWLCLKLECELNVELSPAVQPSGIAGISGIPCVIPDYKKDAYSEQVQRLGKNYDDEYTWYFYLTEVAVRKVDNKMFDDFYSINNAFKNPWIKFVKYLNQYNGIINTLPKEIRDFVLHEVNVDQIYRHIKNKYDNSKQFGNDDCDDIFESLDDFFIDDDLILRAQSDSIMFIKTRILLSKTLLFRPLVYLFLEDQIPFADVLEAIATVVGNLASNGSNGSQLQQENCNYGPFSGSPHSCTDSVTSASASSVSAPSLHGSNCFDMDMDFLGLVNAPLFYQQEHPDEDFSSLIKPTGIGSNTNTNTNTNTNTNTNTNTNTNTNTNTNTNTNTNTNTNINTGTRTGTTNDSNEDDDPSFVITDMKLAKRKILAILIKNLITLPKLNIPKLSTHRHPGSWYFIRNVIVGNIIQYLLYKKIQEMLVHAGANPAIQQLIATKLSAFTKSSDSSVNGTPNNPPSGAPSLENMMKMVIDQDGTKASLEHSKIVLNYWKDEMTDCEVYEKYIDKMLCDL from the exons ATGATAC ACAACCCC CAAGgacaacaaccaccacagatggaaaacTACGATGGAGGCTACTATCGACCTCATAGTCAGCCACAgatacaacaacaagtacAACCACAAGCACAGGTACAAGCACAACTAGGGCACCAGCAACCACTGGTCCAGCCTCAGGTCATACCACCACCGCATATACAATTTCAAGGAAACACTATTCAAAGCACTTTTCCTGGCACAATACTGCTGCAACACCAAGTTAACGATGCAGCTTCGTTTTCAAGTAACCCTAACGCATACCAATATGCTACACCACTGCTGAACTCACCTGATTATGGACAATCAATATCGGGAGGACATTTTGCACCTCTTCCACCGCATCATTTAAGACCACCAATTGGTGGACAATCCCAACCAGCAGCAGGATACCAACGTTTTCCTCCTCagccaccaccaccaccagcaccaccattGCAACCTTCAACACAATCAcaagcaccagcaccaccagcaccaccagcaccaccacaacaacaagaatatCATCGCTATTTATCTCAAAGGGGAGATACAAAAAATGACCAATCATTGCCATTTCCACCACCATCGAATATATCCTCCGTTACTTTACCTGCTCGAGCTCATACGTCGCCACCTCAAacccaacaacaattatCAGCACAAATTGCTCCGCCATCAGCTCAACAAGCACTCACACCGCAACAGCACACACAATATCTGCTGCCAAAAACAACTTTGACATATAATGATAACTCACCCAAAGGAAAGAAACGACAATTGCATTCAAACAAGAATGTTTCAAGGGCTGCAGCAATGTATCCTAGGAAAAGGGCACTCACAGCATGCAATACATGTAGAGTgaagaaaaccaaatgtGATAACCGACGACCCATATGTGGAGCATGTGAAAGATCAGGTGCTACTACTTGTACATATAGCTCTGATGATCAGAATCGAGATTATTCAAGCTTTGACCCCGCATCATTAACAATATTGAGCAAATTGGATGACATCATGAGAGAGATAAAAAAACCAGAGTTGGAAACGGAAACTCttgagagaagagaagtcaaaataaaaaaagagaaaagtggGGAAGAActagaaaaggaaaaagaaacaagaagagagaaagatgAAGTGGTTGTGGAAAAGGAGTGTATTCGACCTGGGTGCTGGGACATGTCAATTTCCTCCATCTTTGATTGGGATTCATTTCGAAAACGGTTCAAAGTTAGTCAGGAAGATATCGACAAGGATAATATCGACTTGGTGCGTAGTTACGATCGAAACGTATACTTGCGGAATTTTCAGCAATTAACTTTGCAAGAGCGGCTTGCAGAGTTTAGCAAGTTGGAGGAAATATTGGATAGCAATTTCAAGAGCATTATCAATTCATATTTTGTCAACTGCTATTCGAAAGTACCACACTTGGACgtttttaacttttttgAACTTATTGAGATTTACACATGGATCAAAAATAAACTACCAGGCACCTCCTTTATGGACTTGGTAAGTGAAGATATAACGACCAAGATTTTCGAACGGCACAAAAGTGATGTCAAGATCCCGCACGAGGctttaaagaagaaggtcCAGACCTTGCGAAATTCCATACCAATGATACTACTCATCTGCGCACTGGGAATTGTAAGTACGCCCGTGAGTTTGGACAATTTCAAGAATTTTAAAAACTCTCTGGAAGAAGCGTTTGCCAGATTAGGTTGTCTTGGGAGTGATACAACATTTGGTaatgaagaacaagaagaagcagaagcagaagcagaagcagaggTGGAAAAGGGAGAAATTATAGAGGAAGGAAGAGAGGGAACAGGTGCTGggaaaagagcaaaaaagtttgtttttgggaGACTAAAAATTGCATACCTGTTGGTGACTTATGCCGAGATGATTAGGCAATTGTATCCTCATATAATGATGGAGAATACCGTGACCTCAGTGCAATATTACCTTACTTTGAGTCAATTGTACTTGTTAGCTAATTGTCCGTTGCTTGCTCATGAAAATGTCACTAGAGCTGCCAGGAATATTGTTTATGTTCTACGCAAAGAGGGCCGGTATGATCCAAAAACTGGATACAAAGGAGTCCTTACAGACAATGTACAACACAATCAACTAGTTGATCGACTATTTTGGCTTTGTCTTAAGCTTGAGTGTGAACTTAATGTTGAGTTATCACCAGCAGTTCAACCCTCGGGGATTGCAGGAATACTGGGTATACCATGTGTGATACCCGATTACAAGAAAGATGCGTATAGCGAGCAAGTGCAACGATTGGGCAAAAACTATGATGACGAATATACCTGGTATTTCTACTTGACCGAAGTTGCCGTGAGAAAAGTAGACAATAAAATGTTTGACGATTTTTACTCCATCAACAATGCTTTTAAGAATCCATGGATCAAGTTTGTCAAGTATCTCAATCAGTATAATGGTATAATCAATACTTTGCCCAAGGAGATTCGAGACTTTGTGTTGCATGAAGTCAATGTTGACCAGATATACCGTCATATTAAAAACAAGTACGATAATAGTAAGCAATTTGGGAACGACGACTGTGATGACATTTTCGAAAGCTTGGACGATTTTTtcattgatgatgatttaaTACTTCGGGCACAATCCGATTCAATCATGTTCATCAAGACGCGCATCCTTTTATCCAAGACACTACTATTTAGACCATTggtttatttattcttgGAAGACCAGATTCCATTTGCCGATGTTCTCGAAGCAATTGCCACTGTGGTGGGTAACCTTGCGTCGAATGGAAGTAATGGTAGTCAGCTTCAGCAAGAAAATTGCAATTATGGCCCATTCTCGGGTTCTCCGCATTCATGCACTGACTCCGTtacttctgcttctgcctCATCTGTTTCAGCACCCTCGTTGCATGGTTCCAACTGCTTTGATATGGATATGGATTTTTTGGGACTTGTCAATGCGCCACTATTTTACCAACAAGAACACCCCGATGAAGATTTCTCATCCTTGATTAAACCTACAGGTATAGgttcaaatacaaatacaaatacaaatacaaatacaaatacaaatacaaatacaaatacaaatacaaatacaaatacaaatacaaatacaaatacaaatacaaatacaaatacaaacataAACACAGGTACAAGAACGGGTACGACAAATGATTCTAACGAAGATGACGATCCCTCATTTGTCATTACTGATATGAAACTAGCCAAGCGGAAGATTTTGGCGATATTGATCAAGAATTTGATTACCTTGCCCAAACTCAACATTCCCAAGTTGAGCACTCATCGCCATCCTGGAAGTTGGTACTTTATACGCAATGTTATTGTTGGGAATATAATACAGTATCTTTTGTATAAGAAAATTCAAGAGATGTTGGTCCATGCAGGTGCGAATCCAGCAATCCAGCAATTAATTGCAACTAAATTGTCTGCTTTTACAAAGTCCAGTGATTCTTCTGTTAATGGAACGCCAAATAACCCACCAAGTGGGGCACCATCACTTGAAAAtatgatgaagatggtaATAGATCAGGACGGGACCAAAGCTTCACTAGAACATCTGAAGATTGTGTTGAATTATTGGAAGGATGAGATGACCGATTGTGAGGTTTATGAAAAGTATATAGACAAGATGTTGTGTGATCTATAG